The Mycobacterium riyadhense sequence GTGTTCTGGTGATCCGGCGCAACCCCGGCACGCACCAGCCCATAGGGCGTGGGCAGCTTCTCAAACACGTTGACCCGCACGCCATGCTGGACCAGCAACTCATCGGCGGCATACATCGCTGCGGGCCCGGAGCCGACAATGGCCACCGTCAGCGGGTCGCCATGCGCATGGACTTCGGCGGCCGGAATCACCGGGGCCAATTTCGAGGTCGGCGGTAGCTTCACGTCGGCGGGCCGCTTTGGGTAGTACGAGGCGTTGATCTCAACGAACGGCAGCTGTTTGGAATCCAACCTGCTGTCGGGTGCGATCGCGCCAACCGGGCAGGCACTCACGCAGGCACCGCAGTCCACACAGGCCAGCGGGTCGATATAGAGCATTTCCGAGGTCGCGAAGCCCGGCTCGTCCGGAGTCGGGTGGATGCAATTCACCGGGCAAGCGAAGACGCAGGACCCGTCATTGCAGCACGACTGTGTAATAACGTGTGGCATAAAGGATTACGCTGCTGGCGCGGCCGCCAAGCGCTGACGTTGCGGCTCGCTGCGGTAACGTGACGGCTTACCGTCGATCTTGCAGATCCGCCACATCAGCCGGGCAAGTCGGCCCTGCATCAAGCCGGTGTCGTAGGCGAGCATGCGGACGTCGGCGAACATGTCGCGCAACCACTTTCGCGATTCCGGCGACCGGAAGAACAGTTCCTTCTTGACCTCACGCGGGATGTCGAATTCTTCCCAGAATGCCTTGGGCGGAATCAAGATGGCATTGCACAAACTCCGCATGGTCAGCGGAAAGTACAGCGAGATCCAGAACCGCTGCGTCCGAGTCAGATTCGGTAACCGCTTGCGTAGGTACTCGTGAGCGAACGAAATGTGTCGCGCTTCTTCGGCCACATGGATGGCCATCACCCGCTCCATGATCGGATGCAGCGACTTGCCTTCGCGGAGAACCTGCTTCTGGGTGTGGTCAATGGGCTCCTCGCCGGCGAGTACGCCAATGAAGAACGCTACCGGCAATGGCCCGGCCACCAGCGGGATCAACGGTGAGATCCAGCGCAGCCGCCGTGGCATCCCGGGAACATCTGCGCCGATCCGGTTGATCATCTCCTGGAACATCATGGTGTGGTTGCACTCTTCGACGCATTCGTGCAGGCAGTACCGATACTCCGGGGAGCCGTTGGGCATCCAGAACGTGTAGTTCATCAGGCCACGGATCAGGATGGATTCGAAGTGCAGCCCCACCTTGGCCACGTTGGCCTGGCGCCACCTTCCGATCTCGATCTGGCGTTCCTGCGTCTGCGCTTGGTACCAGGGATGGCGGCCCAACGGGTCGGTCGCCGGGAGGATCCACCGGGGATCATTGTCGGTGACAGCGAACTCCGGTGACTCCCAATCGATATCGGTGTACGGGTTGAAGTTTCGCCGCACAGACCCCTCGGACAGTGTGGCGAGCGTTTCCACGTACTCGGCGTCGTCAAGCACCTCCATGTTGCGGCGCCAACGCCGAACCATGCGCGTCCTGGCCTTCCCAGCAGCCATGAGCAGCCTCCTCAATGAGGTTTGTCTCGGGCGTGTATGGAACACGGTACCGCTGGTACCGGGAAATGCGCACTTTCATGTGTCTCAGATCACACGCTGGTCCCTCCCAAAGGGCCGTTCAGCTAGGTCGCAGGGTTGCTCACTACCCTGATGGCCATGGCTGACCAGCTCGAGATTCCCGCTCACCTCAAACCGCGCGACGGCCGCTTCGGATGCGGACCATCGAAGGTCCGTCCAGAGCAACTGCAGGCCCTGGCCACCACCTCGGCGGCCTTGTTCGGCACGTCGCACCGCCAGGCGCCGGTCAAGAATCTGGTAGGCCGGGTCCGCAGCGGGGTGGCCGAGCTTTTTTCGGTGCCCGACGGCTACGAGGTCATCCTGGGCAACGGTGGCGCGACAGCGTTCTGGGATGCCGCGGCATTCGGGCTGATCGACAAGCGCTCGCTGCACCTGACCTACGGCGAGTTCAGCTCGAAATTCGCCTCGGCCGTCGCCAAGAACCCGTTCATCGGCGACCCGATCATCGTCAAGTCGGATCCGGGTAGCGCCCCGAAGCCGCAGAGCGACCCGTCCGTCGACGTGATCGCCTGGGCACACAACGAGACGTCGACCGGTGTCTCGGTGCCGGTGCACCGGCCGGCCGACTCGGGGGGCGCGCTGGTCCTCATCGACGCCACCTCCGGGGCCGGTGGTTTGCCAGTCGACATCGCCGAGGTCGACGCCTACTACTTCGCGCCGCAGAAGAACTTCGCCAGCGATGGCGGCCTCTGGCTGGCCGTCATGAGCCCGGCGGCGCTGGCCCGGGTGGAGGCCATCGCCGCGTCCGGTCGCTGGGTTCCCGACTTCCTATCGCTGCCGATAGCGATCGAGAACAGCCTGAAGGACCAGACGTACAACACACCGGCGATCGGCACCCTGATATTGCTGGCCGAGCAAGTCGACTGGCTGTTGAGCAACGGCGGGCTGGACTGGGCGGTCAAGCGCACGGCGGACTCGTCGCAGCGGTTGTATGCGTGGGCACACGAGCGCCCGTACACCACGCCGTTCGTCGCCGACCCCGGGCTGCGCTCGCAAGTGGTCGGCACCATCGACTTCGTCGACGAGGTGGACGCTGCGGCCGTGGCCAAGACTTTGCGCGCTAACGGCATAGTCGACACCGAGCCGTATCGCAAACTCGGCCGCAACCAGCTACGGATCGCGATGTTTCCCGCCGTGGATCCCGACGACGTCAGCGCGCTCACCGCATGCGTCGACTGGGTGGTCGAGCGGCTCTAACGAAGCGCGTGGCCGCCTCCGCGTGTCAACGAGGTTAACGGGGCTTAGCCCACTAGAGTGCGCACGTATCAGGTCCAGTGCTGACCTGCACGGAGCCTGCGAGGAGAAGCCATGCGGGAACTCAAAGCAGTTGGGCTCGACGCCGACGGCAAATACATCATCTGCGAAGGTGCCAACCCAGCCGAGAGGTTCAGGCTCCCGGCCGATGATCGGCTACGGGCCGCCTTGCGTGGCGAGGCACCGCCGCCAGAACAACCGCCGCTCGACATGCAAGTGACTAACATGTTGAGCCCCAAGGAAATTCAGGCACGAATCCGCGCCGGCGCGTCCGTCGAGCAGGTCGCCGCCGCCTCGGGTTCGGCCATCGCGCGCATCCAGCGGTTCGCCCACCCGGTGTTGCTGGAACGCTCGCGCGCGGCCGAGTTGGCGACGGCGGCCCACCCGGTTTTGGCCGACGGCCCGTCCGTGCTGACGCTGCTAGAGACGGTCACTACAGCATTGGTAAAGCGTGGCCTTAACCCCGACAACCTCGGCTGGGATGCCTGGCGCAACGAAGACGGGCGCTGGACGGTGCAGCTGGCCTGGAAGGCCGGCCGTTCCGACAACGTCGCACATTTCCGCTTCACGCCGGGCGCGCACGGCGGCACCGCCACCGCGATCGACGACGCGGCCAGTGAGCTGATCGACCCAGACTTCAAAACACCGCTGCGGCCGCTGGCGCCGGTGGCCCACCTCGCCTTCGATGCCGTGCAGGAACCCGCGAGGCCGGCACCACCCCCGCCGCCGGCCGAACCGCCGGTCAGCAGCCGACGGGGCAAGCCGGCCATTCCCGCCTGGGAGGATGTGCTGCTCGGGGTTCGCTCAGGCGGCCAGCGCTAGCAGTATCAGCCACCCGGCCGCCACACCTACGCCGCTACCCAGCACAAACCAGCGCAGCACGGGGGTGCGCCGCCAGCCCCACAGGGTCGGCGCCAATCCTCCGGCCGCCACCACGTTGAGCCCCACCGCCAACAGCGGATGCACTCGGACCAGCCCGAGACTCAACACCACAACCGCGGTTCCGGTAACGGCGGCCACGAACCCGGCAACCGTCAAACCCGTTGCCCAGGGCACGGACTCGTCGCTCACGACGCAAGCCTATTCCGCTCGTAGAACGCCAGCGCCGCCGCAGTCGCGACGTTGAGGGAGTCGGTACCTCGCGACATCGGGATCCGCACCCGCATGTCGCTGATCCGCAGTGCAGCCGTCGTCAGCCCGGGGCCCTCGGCGCCCACCAGCAACGCAATCCGCTCGTCGCGTATCGCGTCCATCACCTCGGCCAGCGCGCAGGCGTCACCTTGTGGAGTCATCGCCAACAGCCGGAAGCCACTGTCTTTCAGCATCACAAGGTCGGCGGGCCAGTCTGTGGTCCGTGCATACGGGACCAGCAGGGCGTGACCCATGGAGACCCGGACCGCGCGGCGGTAGAGGGGATCCGCACAGCCGCTCCCGAACACCACCGCGTCGACACCCAGGCCCGCCGCGTTGCGGAAGATCGAGCCCAGGTTCTCATGGTCGTTTACTCCTTCGAGCACCGCGACGGTGCGGGCGCCGTCGACCACCTGAGCGACGCTGGGCTCTGGCACCCGACGTGCGGCGGCCAGCACGCCGCGGTTGAGATGAAACCCGATCACCTGCGCCATGACGTCTGCGGACGCCCGATAGTAGGGGCTGGTGACGCCGGCCAGGTCGTTCTTGAGCTCGCTGAGCCTGCGGTCGGTACCCAGGAAGGCCAGCGGGGTGAATCGAGAGGCCAGCATGCGCTGTACGACAAGCACGCCCTCGGCGATCACCAAGGCCTTTCCGGTCGGGAGGTCGGGACGACGGTCGACGCTGTTCAGGTCGCGAAAATTGTCCAGCCGCGGATCGTCGGGATCGCTGACATCCTCAACGGCACTCACGGGCTTTCGTCGACCAAGGCCGAGATCAGGTCGGCAGCGTTGCGCAGGACGTCGCGTTGTCCGCTGTCCAGCGTGGCCAACCGCTCGGCCAACCATTCCTGGCGCGCGCGCCGGGCCGCCCTGACCAACTCGGCGCCGGATTCGGACACCGAGACCAGCACCTGCCGACCGTCGACAGGGTGCGGCGCGCGGTCTACGAAACCCATGTCGGCCAGGGAGGCGATCACCCGGGTCATCGATGGCGGACGGACCCGTTCCCGGATTGCCAACGCGCCGGGCGTCATCGCACCCTCGTTGGCCAACGTCGTCAGCGCCGACAGCTGCGACAGCGACACCGGCGATGACGGATTCCGAAACCGCAGTTGCCGGGCCAACCGCATAACCGCCAGCGACAAATCGCTGGCCAGCCGCGCGTCGCTGTCAGGCACAGCGCGAGGTTACATCGGAACCTCAGGACTCGCGGTCAGAACCGGCAAACGACGAACTTCTCTCCCGCCAGCGGCTTGCCTCCGGTCGGCCATGTTGCGTTCTGCGAGTTGCCCGCCGCCCGCTATGTTGAACGCGATGAGCGCCGAACCCGACCAAAGCCCCGCGCCACCGCTGCCGGCCGTCCTGCTCGAGGTGTGGCCGGTCATCGTGGTTGGGGCTTTGGGTTGGCTGGCTGCCACGGCCGCCGCGTTCTTGGTACCCAGCCTGGAGAATTGGCGTCCGGTGACGGTCGCCGGGCTCGGAACGGGGCTGCTCGGCACGGGCATCTTTGTGTGGCAACTCGCCGCTGCCCGCCGTGGTGCACGTGGCGCGCAAGACGGACTCGAAACCTATCTGGACCCGAAATAAATCCGGCAGGGCGAACGATTGCGACAGCGCGTTCTCGAACTTGAACGCACTTCTTCGGTGGAACCGCGAAGGACTAGGCGGGAGTCTCTGGAACCGGCTTCGCCATGACGTCGAGCACGCCGTCGTCGTACGGCTCATACGTGGGCGAGCCGATGCCCGCCGGGGCAGGAGTGTCGGAGTGCGCACCACAGCCGTAGTACTTGTCGACGACATGGCCGTCGGCCGACAGTTCGTTGCCGCACACCCCGAACATCGCGCCCAGCGATCCGGCCAGCGGCAGAAAGAAACCGCAGTCGCGGCACACTCGCTTGGTGGACCGCGCCATCGGTGAGTCGGGACCATAGTCGCCGTCGTGCCAACGCTCGGCTGCCTGAGCGCGACCCCAGGCACTCATCACCCAGCGCCGGCCCAGCCCTACTTCGGCAGCGGTCTCGTCAACCTGCGCGTCACCACTGCTGGTGTAGCCCGGAACTAGCCGCGGGTCGTCCTTTGCCGGCGCTAGCAAGTCCCCTGGGCTCAAGTCACCCGGCTGAATCCGCTTCTCCCACGGCACCCATTCGGGCGCCAGCAGGGCCGTCGGGCCGGGAATCAGCACCACCTCGCTGATCGTGGCGTGGTCAGAGCCGGAATAGGTGGCGACAACGACGGCCCACTGCCATCCCTGGTAGCCCGGTAGATGCGCCAGAAACCTGTGGGTCGCGGTGTTCGGGTCCTCATAGCTGACGCCCAAGTAGTCGCCGACCGCCTCCGGGCCACTGAACTCCGCGACAGCCGCCCTGGCCGCCTCGACCGCACCCGTGAGCACCGCCGCCAACCCTTCGGGCCACTCGGCTACGGTCGTCACGGCGGATTCCTCATTGGGTCCGGTCACGCTGTCCCCTCCTCTGCAATGCGTATCCAATACTGCCGGAAGACACGGTGGACGGGCCACACCCGGTTGCCAACGCGAGAAGGCGGCATAGGACAGAATTGAATCGTGTCTGGACGGCGGCGTGATCATCCGGGCCGCATGGCCCCACCCCCGGGCCGCCGGACCCGAAGCGGATCGCTCAATGAGCACCCCGGAATGGCCAATTACCCGGCCAACGACTCCGACTTTCGCCGCGCGCGCCGGCCCCCACCGATGCCCAGCGCCAACCGCTACCTGCCGCCGCTGGGCCAGCAGCCGGAACCCGAACGGGGCGGCGCACCCCCACCGCCGCCGCGTGGTGTCAACAACGGGGAACGGATCACCGTCACCCGGGCCGCGGCGATGCGCAGCCGCGAAATGGGTTCCCGCATGTACTGGATGGTTCAGCGCGCCGCCACCGCCGACGGCGCCGACAAGTCCGGACTGACCGCGCTGACGTGGCCGGTGATGGCGAATTTCGCGGTCGACTCCGCAATGGCCGTCGCGCTGGCCAACACGCTGTTCTTCGCGGCGGCCAGTGGGGAGAGCAAGTCCAAGGTCGCTCTCTACCTGCTGATCACCATCGCACCGTTCGCCGTGATCGCGCCGCTTATCGGTCCGGCGCTGGACAAGCTGCAGCACGGCCGGCGGGTCGCGCTGGCACTGTCGTTCGCGCTTCGCACCGCGTTGGCATTGGTGTTGATTATCAACTACGACGGCGCTACCGGCAGCTTCCCGTCGTGGGTGCTCTATCCATGTGCGTTGGCGATGATGGTGTTCTCGAAGTCATTCAGCGTGTTGCGCAGCGCCGTGACGCCGAGGGTGATGCCGCCAACGATCGACTTGGTCCGGGTCAACTCCCGGCTCACCGTGTTTGGTCTGCTCGGCGGCACCATCGCCGGAGGTGCCGTTGCGGCTGGTGTCGAGTTTGCCTGCACACACTTGTTGCAGCTCCCGGGCGCGCTGTTCGTCGTCGTCGCGATCACGATCGTGGGCGCCTTGCTGTCGATGCGTATTCCGCGCTGGGTTGAAGTGACAACCGGTGAGGTTCCGGCCACGTTGAGCTACCACCGGGATAGCGACCCGCTGCGGCGACGGTGGCCGGAGGAACTCAAGGAAGTCAAAAAGGTCGGCGGCAGGCTACGGCAACCGTTGGGCCGCAACATTATTACCTCATTGTGGGGTAACTGCACGATCAAGGTGATGGTTGGCTTTCTGTTCCTCTATCCGGCCTTTGTCGCCAAGGCGCACGACGCCGACGGATGGGTTCAGCTCGCCATGCTGGGGATCATCGGCGCCGCTGCCGCAATCGGAAACTTCGCCGGCAACTTCACCAGCGCACGCCTCAAACTGGGCAGGCCGGCGGTATTGGTGGTGCGCTGCACAGTGGTGGTAACCGTGTTGGCGTTGGCGGCCGCTGTGGCCGGCAACCTGCTGGTTGCCGCGATTGCCACTCTGATTACCTCGGGGTCCAGCGCAATTGCGAAGGCATCGTTGGACGCCTCGTTACAACACGATCTGCCTGAGGAATCGCGGGCATCAGGGTTCGGGCGTTCGGAGTCGACCTTGCAGCTGGCGTGGGTGCTCGGGGGCGCGCTCGGGGTGTTGGTGTACACGGAGTTGTGGGTCGGTTTCACTGCGGTCAGCGCGCTGCTGATCTTGGGCCTAGCGCAAACGATCGTCAGCTTCCGGGGTCACTCATTGATCCCCGGCCTCGGAGGCAATCGCCCCGTGATGGTCGAACAGGAGGGCCGGCGCCTTGGCGCTTCAGCAGCGGGAGCGATGCCTCAGTGAAACGCGGTGTGGCCGTGCTGATCGCGGTCGTGGTAGTACTGCTGTCGATCGGAGCGGGGGTCGGCACATGGCTATTGGTTCGTGAGCCCGGTCCGCAACGACCGGAAATCAGTGCGTATTTGCATGGACACCTGACCCGGGTCGGGCCGTACCTCTACTGCAACGTGCTCAACCTCGATGACTGTCAGACACCCCAAGCACAGGGCGAACTTCCGTTTAGCGAACGTTACCCGGTCCAACTTTCGGTACCGGAGACGATTTCGCGGGCGCCCTGGCGGCTGCTGAAGGTGTACGAAGACCCCACCAACACAACGACCACGCTATTTCGGCCCAACAGCCGCCTGGCGGTGACCATCCCAACCGTCGACCCGCAGCGCGGCCGACTGACCGGGATAGTCGTGCAGTTGCTGACGTTGGTAGTCGACTCCGCGGGTGAACTACGTGACGTGCCGCACGCGGAATGGTCAGTGCGCCTTATCTTTTAAATAAGCTGCCGAGCGTGGAGTTGTTGGGCAATGTGGCCATGTTTTTGCTCAACAAGTCGACGCTCGACCAAGCATGTCGGTACCGGCGGGCACCGTATCGGGCATGGAGACCCTTAACTGGCCATTCCGAGGCACCGACGCGCTAGCAGCGGGAGTCGTCACGCCGCATCGATTGCGGACCGACTTCGACATGGTTCATCGCAATGTGTACATCCCCCGCGGACAAAAGCTCACCGCTGTAACCCGGGCGGTTGCCGCATGGCTGTGGTCGGGGCGAACCGCGACCGTGGCGGGCCTGTCAGCCGCAGCACTTCACCGCACGGCATGGATCGACGACTGGCTGCCGGCCGAACTCAACCGACGAAGTCGCGACAAGACACCCGGCATCATCTTGCACAGCGACGCCCTCGGCGATGACGAAGTCTGCGTGCGCGACGGGATTCGGGTTACCACGCCGGCCCGCACGGCATTCGACCTTGGACGACGAAAGGGATTGACTACAGCGGTGATTCGATTGGACGCCCTGACCCGAGCCACGGAGGTGAAGGTTGCCGACGTCGAACTATTGGCTGACCGCCATCGGGGTGCTCGTGGGTTGGTGCAGTTACGGCAGGCACTGCCACTAGTCGACGGAGGCGCCGAATCACCCTATGAGACGCGAACCCGTCTGGTACTCATCGGCGCCGGCTTGCCACGGCCCCAGACCCAGATCGAGGTGCTCAACGACTGGGGTGGGGTATTGGCCAGGATCGACATGGGTTGGGCGGAATGGAGGGTCGGCGTTGAGTTCGACGGCGCGCAACACTGGACCGATGCCGCACGGCGAACCCGCGACATCGATCGATTGGCCGAACTCGAGGCCCGCGGCTGGATCATCATCCGGGTCAGCGCCGACATGCTCCGGAATCGGCACGACGTCGTCGTCACACGTGTTCGTCGCGCCCTGCTGGCCGCGGGTTGCCCCCACTGACCCACCGAACGTGGAGTTGTTGAGCGCCAACGGGGTGATTTCGCCCAACAACTCGACGCTGGCCGATTATCTCCGCGCCGACAGCTTACGCGCCGTGGGCGGCCGGCACCCGTTCGTCCTCGACCGGCGGCCCGGGCGGGGTACCGTCACCGAACGGCCTGCCGCCCAAGGCCTCCCGTCCATGGGGCGCTAACCAGCCAGCGAGGTCGGGCCCCTTGGGCACAATGCGGGTGGGATTGATATCCGAATGCACCACGTAGTAGTGCTGCTTGATCTGTACGAAGTCGACGGTGTCCCCGAACCCCGGCGTCTGGAATAGGTCGCGGGCGTAAGCCGACAACACTGGCATCTCGCTGAGCTTGGACCGATTGCACTTGAAATGCCCGTGGTACACCGGATCGAAGCGGGCCAGCGTGGTGAACAGCCGCACATCGGCCTCCGTGATGGTGTCGCCCACCAGGTATCGCTGGGTCGCCAGGCGATCGCTCACCCAATCCAACGCGGCGAATAGCCGGTCATACGCCGCTTCATAAGCCTCCTGTGACCCGGCAAAACCGCACCGGTACACCCCATTGTTGATTTCGGTGTAGATCCGTGCGGACACCTCGTCAATCTCGGCCCGCAACCCTTCGGGGTACAGCTGCGGCGCGCCGTCGCGCTGGTATGCGGTCCACTCGGTGGAGAAATCCAGGGTCATCTGCGCGAAATCGTTGGTGACCACCG is a genomic window containing:
- the sepH gene encoding septation protein SepH codes for the protein MRELKAVGLDADGKYIICEGANPAERFRLPADDRLRAALRGEAPPPEQPPLDMQVTNMLSPKEIQARIRAGASVEQVAAASGSAIARIQRFAHPVLLERSRAAELATAAHPVLADGPSVLTLLETVTTALVKRGLNPDNLGWDAWRNEDGRWTVQLAWKAGRSDNVAHFRFTPGAHGGTATAIDDAASELIDPDFKTPLRPLAPVAHLAFDAVQEPARPAPPPPPAEPPVSSRRGKPAIPAWEDVLLGVRSGGQR
- a CDS encoding glutathione S-transferase family protein; translated protein: MASYVAGTGEFTRDTNYIGTRITADGRDGYPVEPGRYRLIVARACPWANRTIIVRRLLGLEHVLSIGYCGPTHDERSWTFDLDPGGVDPVLKIPRLQDAYFKRFPDYPKGITVPAIVDIPTGAVVTNDFAQMTLDFSTEWTAYQRDGAPQLYPEGLRAEIDEVSARIYTEINNGVYRCGFAGSQEAYEAAYDRLFAALDWVSDRLATQRYLVGDTITEADVRLFTTLARFDPVYHGHFKCNRSKLSEMPVLSAYARDLFQTPGFGDTVDFVQIKQHYYVVHSDINPTRIVPKGPDLAGWLAPHGREALGGRPFGDGTPPGPPVEDERVPAAHGA
- a CDS encoding DUF2537 domain-containing protein yields the protein MSDESVPWATGLTVAGFVAAVTGTAVVVLSLGLVRVHPLLAVGLNVVAAGGLAPTLWGWRRTPVLRWFVLGSGVGVAAGWLILLALAA
- the serC gene encoding phosphoserine transaminase; translation: MADQLEIPAHLKPRDGRFGCGPSKVRPEQLQALATTSAALFGTSHRQAPVKNLVGRVRSGVAELFSVPDGYEVILGNGGATAFWDAAAFGLIDKRSLHLTYGEFSSKFASAVAKNPFIGDPIIVKSDPGSAPKPQSDPSVDVIAWAHNETSTGVSVPVHRPADSGGALVLIDATSGAGGLPVDIAEVDAYYFAPQKNFASDGGLWLAVMSPAALARVEAIAASGRWVPDFLSLPIAIENSLKDQTYNTPAIGTLILLAEQVDWLLSNGGLDWAVKRTADSSQRLYAWAHERPYTTPFVADPGLRSQVVGTIDFVDEVDAAAVAKTLRANGIVDTEPYRKLGRNQLRIAMFPAVDPDDVSALTACVDWVVERL
- a CDS encoding MarR family transcriptional regulator, with protein sequence MPDSDARLASDLSLAVMRLARQLRFRNPSSPVSLSQLSALTTLANEGAMTPGALAIRERVRPPSMTRVIASLADMGFVDRAPHPVDGRQVLVSVSESGAELVRAARRARQEWLAERLATLDSGQRDVLRNAADLISALVDESP
- a CDS encoding DUF3027 domain-containing protein is translated as MTGPNEESAVTTVAEWPEGLAAVLTGAVEAARAAVAEFSGPEAVGDYLGVSYEDPNTATHRFLAHLPGYQGWQWAVVVATYSGSDHATISEVVLIPGPTALLAPEWVPWEKRIQPGDLSPGDLLAPAKDDPRLVPGYTSSGDAQVDETAAEVGLGRRWVMSAWGRAQAAERWHDGDYGPDSPMARSTKRVCRDCGFFLPLAGSLGAMFGVCGNELSADGHVVDKYYGCGAHSDTPAPAGIGSPTYEPYDDGVLDVMAKPVPETPA
- a CDS encoding DUF2771 domain-containing protein — its product is MKRGVAVLIAVVVVLLSIGAGVGTWLLVREPGPQRPEISAYLHGHLTRVGPYLYCNVLNLDDCQTPQAQGELPFSERYPVQLSVPETISRAPWRLLKVYEDPTNTTTTLFRPNSRLAVTIPTVDPQRGRLTGIVVQLLTLVVDSAGELRDVPHAEWSVRLIF
- a CDS encoding MFS transporter, which produces MAPPPGRRTRSGSLNEHPGMANYPANDSDFRRARRPPPMPSANRYLPPLGQQPEPERGGAPPPPPRGVNNGERITVTRAAAMRSREMGSRMYWMVQRAATADGADKSGLTALTWPVMANFAVDSAMAVALANTLFFAAASGESKSKVALYLLITIAPFAVIAPLIGPALDKLQHGRRVALALSFALRTALALVLIINYDGATGSFPSWVLYPCALAMMVFSKSFSVLRSAVTPRVMPPTIDLVRVNSRLTVFGLLGGTIAGGAVAAGVEFACTHLLQLPGALFVVVAITIVGALLSMRIPRWVEVTTGEVPATLSYHRDSDPLRRRWPEELKEVKKVGGRLRQPLGRNIITSLWGNCTIKVMVGFLFLYPAFVAKAHDADGWVQLAMLGIIGAAAAIGNFAGNFTSARLKLGRPAVLVVRCTVVVTVLALAAAVAGNLLVAAIATLITSGSSAIAKASLDASLQHDLPEESRASGFGRSESTLQLAWVLGGALGVLVYTELWVGFTAVSALLILGLAQTIVSFRGHSLIPGLGGNRPVMVEQEGRRLGASAAGAMPQ
- a CDS encoding AurF N-oxygenase family protein; its protein translation is MAAGKARTRMVRRWRRNMEVLDDAEYVETLATLSEGSVRRNFNPYTDIDWESPEFAVTDNDPRWILPATDPLGRHPWYQAQTQERQIEIGRWRQANVAKVGLHFESILIRGLMNYTFWMPNGSPEYRYCLHECVEECNHTMMFQEMINRIGADVPGMPRRLRWISPLIPLVAGPLPVAFFIGVLAGEEPIDHTQKQVLREGKSLHPIMERVMAIHVAEEARHISFAHEYLRKRLPNLTRTQRFWISLYFPLTMRSLCNAILIPPKAFWEEFDIPREVKKELFFRSPESRKWLRDMFADVRMLAYDTGLMQGRLARLMWRICKIDGKPSRYRSEPQRQRLAAAPAA
- a CDS encoding DUF559 domain-containing protein produces the protein METLNWPFRGTDALAAGVVTPHRLRTDFDMVHRNVYIPRGQKLTAVTRAVAAWLWSGRTATVAGLSAAALHRTAWIDDWLPAELNRRSRDKTPGIILHSDALGDDEVCVRDGIRVTTPARTAFDLGRRKGLTTAVIRLDALTRATEVKVADVELLADRHRGARGLVQLRQALPLVDGGAESPYETRTRLVLIGAGLPRPQTQIEVLNDWGGVLARIDMGWAEWRVGVEFDGAQHWTDAARRTRDIDRLAELEARGWIIIRVSADMLRNRHDVVVTRVRRALLAAGCPH
- a CDS encoding TrmH family RNA methyltransferase, whose protein sequence is MSAVEDVSDPDDPRLDNFRDLNSVDRRPDLPTGKALVIAEGVLVVQRMLASRFTPLAFLGTDRRLSELKNDLAGVTSPYYRASADVMAQVIGFHLNRGVLAAARRVPEPSVAQVVDGARTVAVLEGVNDHENLGSIFRNAAGLGVDAVVFGSGCADPLYRRAVRVSMGHALLVPYARTTDWPADLVMLKDSGFRLLAMTPQGDACALAEVMDAIRDERIALLVGAEGPGLTTAALRISDMRVRIPMSRGTDSLNVATAAALAFYERNRLAS
- a CDS encoding DUF2530 domain-containing protein; the encoded protein is MSAEPDQSPAPPLPAVLLEVWPVIVVGALGWLAATAAAFLVPSLENWRPVTVAGLGTGLLGTGIFVWQLAAARRGARGAQDGLETYLDPK